In Anaerolineae bacterium, one DNA window encodes the following:
- a CDS encoding thymidine kinase → MYHRYDGGWIEVICGSMFSGKTEELIRRLVRAEIAKQKVQVFKPALDNRYESQKVSSHSGRYYEATVVQNAAEIAARLDEDTDVVAIDEVQFFDWTIAELCEKLANQGRRVILAGLDLDFRGEPFGPLPLLMAQAEMVDKLQAICMTCGAPASRTQRLIDGRPAHYNDPVIMVGASEVYEARCREHHEVPRD, encoded by the coding sequence ATGTATCATCGTTACGACGGCGGCTGGATTGAGGTTATCTGCGGCAGCATGTTCAGCGGAAAAACAGAGGAATTAATCCGGCGGCTGGTGCGGGCTGAAATTGCCAAACAAAAGGTACAGGTTTTTAAACCCGCCCTGGATAATCGTTACGAGTCCCAAAAAGTAAGTTCGCACAGCGGCCGGTATTACGAGGCCACCGTAGTGCAAAATGCCGCCGAAATTGCGGCCCGGCTAGACGAAGATACCGACGTGGTAGCGATAGATGAAGTGCAATTTTTTGATTGGACCATTGCCGAACTGTGTGAAAAATTAGCCAACCAGGGCCGGCGGGTCATCCTGGCCGGGCTAGACCTGGATTTTCGAGGTGAACCGTTTGGCCCCCTACCGCTACTCATGGCTCAGGCCGAAATGGTAGACAAACTCCAGGCCATTTGTATGACCTGCGGCGCGCCGGCCAGCCGCACCCAACGGTTAATTGATGGCCGTCCGGCGCATTATAACGACCCGGTGATTATGGTAGGCGCCAGTGAAGTGTACGAGGCTCGCTGCCGAGAGCACCATGAAGTGCCGCGAGATTAG
- a CDS encoding leucyl/phenylalanyl-tRNA--protein transferase: protein MKLTPQILLNAYSQGIFPMTGEDGAVYWYDPDPRAILPLDKFHVPRSLARRMRRGDFEVRVDTAFTPVMRACAEPVPGHPDREKTWISAEFIEVYSELHRLGYAHSVETWIKNELAGGLYGVSVRGLFAGESMFSRITDSSKIALVHLVQRLRQGGFCLLDVQFMTPHLRRFGAIEILRVEYKVRLAHALTVDAQF from the coding sequence ATGAAATTGACGCCGCAGATTTTGCTCAATGCTTACAGTCAGGGCATCTTTCCTATGACGGGCGAAGACGGCGCAGTTTACTGGTACGACCCCGATCCCCGCGCCATCTTACCCCTGGACAAATTCCACGTTCCCCGTTCTCTGGCCCGGCGCATGCGCCGGGGTGATTTTGAAGTGCGGGTTGACACTGCCTTTACCCCGGTGATGAGGGCCTGCGCCGAACCTGTGCCGGGCCATCCCGACCGGGAAAAAACATGGATCAGCGCCGAGTTCATTGAAGTATATTCAGAGTTGCACCGGCTGGGTTATGCCCACAGCGTTGAAACCTGGATAAAGAACGAACTGGCCGGTGGCCTCTATGGGGTTAGTGTGCGGGGTTTGTTTGCGGGCGAGAGTATGTTCAGCCGGATCACCGATAGCAGCAAAATCGCCCTGGTGCATCTGGTGCAACGGTTACGCCAGGGTGGCTTTTGTTTGCTCGACGTGCAATTTATGACCCCTCATTTGCGGCGGTTTGGGGCCATTGAGATTTTGCGGGTAGAATACAAAGTCCGGCTGGCCCACGCTTTAACGGTGGATGCCCAATTTTAA